One segment of Chelmon rostratus isolate fCheRos1 chromosome 17, fCheRos1.pri, whole genome shotgun sequence DNA contains the following:
- the smim22 gene encoding small integral membrane protein 22, with the protein MEQRNLEQEVKDQFNDVVSRLQSKQFFQSEWDIASFAVFFIFIGMVLLLVILVLIRCCCCCCCDDDKPRRRKVGIDNMGMEL; encoded by the exons ATGGAGCAGAGGAACCTGGAGCAGGAGGTTAAAGACCAGTTCAACGATGTGGTTTCCAGACTGCAGTCCAAGCAGTTCTTCCAGTCCGAATGGGACATCGCCTCTTTTGCagtcttcttcatcttcatcg GCATGGTTCTGCTGCTGGTCATCCTAGTCCTCatccgctgctgctgctgctgctgctgtgatgacgACAAG CCTCGCAGACGGAAGGTCGGCATCGACAACATGGGTATGGAGCTCTGA
- the cog1 gene encoding conserved oligomeric Golgi complex subunit 1 isoform X3 has translation MAEDHALPLRVSEIKDPAALFERYNTEQIRRIERKVRGEIEQKKEELRQMVGERYRDLIDAADTIGEMRQCSESVVLSIQDMHQYCHRLKQGKTSVGSSRQEGQIQRQWQEKFYTMASQIKLLLEIPERIWSAMEASQYLQATQLYLLCCHLHSLLQLEAATGGHYSPVLARFPILVRQVATTGHFRSTILLDSRSLLRGRAVSDQAIAEALVSTMLLEDSSPRQALADFLLARKASIHQLLNQPQHGAGIKAQVCSLVELLVTTLFQAYAVFYLPPEGGPRPGEGALSCGMLFSILENVTSTTPAAKGRRVLQEETSTGSWFNFLPPSITEFQPALRTLAQPIQREQLRDTLQQWIDTCKEDICRGVGSLLVYVKSLKGLAAIRDAVWDLLSTDSISQHWSTVCQRLLESPLAVWDDFLQQLFLQRLQAITKEETEAISTSSIQLLTSAVRDLEDQTIHTSSGTNQGSGRGAQYEADVASYLWSESPGDLLSDAGWVTVTQRGQQHQRSSLAMKTQALTPCVQNFCSSMDAKLKARLDDLQHYLPSQDTGSESLSGAVTSSGPSESSSASSFNRFTDSPAVEEALREGCLACVRHILSSVRSKLAAASPDPSPARLSSVLFMARLCQSMGELCPNLKHCILGKQSGSEATAKGTPRQGKKLGKARAAAEVSHAQAKWAGLKEELLNCSMEAYRIWSSALSKGLLDKFGTALRAESAGAILTTATNWEDLEIQEEAESGSSVTSKIRLPAQPSWFVQSLLFQLCVEVNRVGGHALPRPTLQELLQACLAQALQHYHSLTQQAPSREGEFPMTQNRALQQLFDLRYLNSTLGSRLEEGKSSRSHQDPRFHEVCDWLESYIDPFDLDVFTPPLNSNLNRLSQRTSVLLGLLTGSEKQFASRSSSVNSQEPYNILPLASSQIRFGLLPLSMSNVRKSKSASRSSDAAQQLRF, from the exons ATGGCCGAGGATCATGCGCTCCCTCTCCGGGTCTCGGAGATCAAGGACCCGGCGGCTCTCTTCGAGCGCTACAACACCGAGCAGATCCGCCGGATCGAACGCAAAGTCCGCGGGGAGATCgagcagaagaaggaggagcTGAGGCAGATGGTGGGGGAGCGGTACCGGGACCTGATCGACGCCGCCGACACCATCGGAGAGATGAGGCAGTGCTCGGAGAGCGTCGTCCTGTCCATCCAGGACATGCACCAGTACTGCCATAGGCTGAAACAAGGCAAAACCAGTGtgggcagcagcagacaggag GGCCAGATCCAGAGGCAGTGGCAGGAGAAGTTCTACACCATGGCCTCCCAGATCAAGCTCCTCTTGGAGATCCCAGAGCGCATCTGGAGTGCCATGGAGGCGTCCCAGTACCTCCAGGCCACTCAGCTCTACCTGCTGTGCTGCCACCTGCACAGTTTGCTGCAGCTAGAGGCCGCTACAGGGGGCCACTACAGCCCCGTACTGGCCCGCTTTCCTATCCTGGTTCGGCAGGTAGCCACCACCGGACACTTCAG GTCCACCATTCTCCTGGACAGCAGGTCTCTATTGCGGGGCCGGGCGGTGTCGGACCAGGCCATCGCTGAGGCCCTGGTGTCCACCATGCTGCTGGAGGACAGCTCGCCACGCCAGGCCCTGGCTGACTTCTTGCTGGCCCGGAAGGCCTCTATCCATCAGCTCCTCAACCAACCACAGCATG GTGCGGGGATCAAGGCTCAGGTGTGCAGCCTGGTGGAGCTGTTGGTCACCACTCTGTTCCAGGCCTACGCCGTCTTCTACCTGCCCCCAGAGGGAGGCCCTAGGCCGGGGGAGGGGGCCCTGAGCTGTGGCATGCTCTTCTCTATCCTGGAGAACGTCACGTCCACCACgcctgcag ctAAAGGCAGGAGGGTGTTGCAGGAAGAGACGAGTACAGGCAGCTGGTTCAActtcctgcctccctccatcACCGAGTTCCAGCCTGCCCTTCGCACCCTGGCTCAGCCAATCCAGAGAGAGCAGCTCCGTGACACCCTGCAGCAGTGGATCGATAC CTGTAAGGAGGACATCTGCCGTGGCGTTGGCAGCCTTCTCGTCTATGTGAAGAGCCTGAAGGGGTTGGCCGCCATTAGAGATGCTGTGTGGGACCTCCTGTCCACCGACTCCATCAGTCAGCACTGGAGCACTGTGTGCCAGCGGCTGCTGGAGAGCCCCCTGGCAGTCTGGGATGACTTCCTACAGCAACTGTTCCTACAGCGCCTGCAG GCCATCACCAAAGAAGAAACTGAAGCCATCTCGACAAGCTCCATCCAGCTCCTCACCTCAGCTGTGAGGGATCTGGAGGACCAGACCATCCATACTTCTTCAGGTACCAACCAAGGCTCTGGCCGGGGAGCCCAGTACGAGGCAGACGTGGCCTCCTACCTGTGGTCGGAGTCTCCGGGGGACCTGCTGAGCGATGCAGGGTGGGTCACCGTGACCCAGAGGGGACAGCAGCACCAGAGGAGTAGCCTGGCCATGAAAACCCAGGCCCTGACACCCTGTGTTCAAAACTTCTGCTCTTCAATGGATGCTAAGCTAAAGGCCAGGCTGGATGACCTCCAGCACTACCTTCCCTCCCAGGACACAG GATCTGAGTCCCTCTCAGGAGCAGTCACCTCCTCTGGTCCCTCCGAGAGCTCGTCAGCGTCCTCTTTTAACCGCTTCACGGACTCACCGGCAGTGGAGGAGGCTTTACGTGAAGGCTGCCTGGCCTGCGTCCGCCACATCCTGTCCTCTGTCCGCTCTAAACTGGCCGCAGCCTCACCAGACCCCAGCCCGGCCCGCCTCAGTTCAGTCCTCTTCATGGCCAGGCTGTGTCAGTCCATGGGCGAGCTCTGCCCCAACCTGAAGCACTGCATCCTGGGAAAGCAGAGCGGGTCAGAGGCCACAGCGAAGGGAACCCCCAGACAGGGCAAGAAGCTGGGAAAAGCCAGGGCCGCCGCAGAGGTCAGCCATGCACAGGCCAAGTGGGCAGGTCTGAAGGAGGAGCTTCTCAACTGCAGCATGGAGGCCTACCGCATCTGGAGCTCCGCCCTCTCCAAA GGGCTGCTGGATAAGTTTGGCACAGCGCTGCGTGCTGAGTCTGCCGGTGCCATcctaacaacagcaacaaactgGGAGGATCTGGAGATCCAGGAGGAAGCGGAGTCTGGGAGCAGCGTCACGTCCAAAATCCGTCTTCCAGCCCAG CCGTCTTGGTTCGTGCAGTCGCTGCTGTTCCagctgtgcgtggaggtgaaCAGGGTGGGGGGCCACGCGCTTCCTCGGCCCACCCTGCAGGAGCTTCTGCAGGCCTGTCTGGCTCAGGCCCTGCAGCACTaccacagcctcacacagcagGCCCCCAGcagg GAGGGAGAATTCCCCATGACTCAGAACAGAGCCCTGCAGCAGTTGTTCGACCTCCGTTACCTCAACAGCACACTGGgcagcaggctggaggagggCAAGAGCTCCAGATCCCACCAAGACCCCAG ATTCCACGAGGTCTGTGATTGGTTGGAGAGCTACATCGACCCGTTTGACCTGGACGTGTTCACACCTCCGCTGAACTCCAACCTCAACCGTCTGTCACAGAGGACCTCG GTGCTGCTGGGGCTGCTGACGGGCTCAGAGAAGCAGTTTGCCTCGCGGAGCAGCAGTGTGAACTCCCAGGAGCCTTACAACATCCTGCCACTGGCCAGCAGCCAGATCAG gtTCGGGTTGCTGCCTCTCAGCATGTCCAACGTGCGTAAATCCAAGTCGGCTTCCAGGAGCTCCGATGCTGCTCAGCAGCTG CGCTTTTGA
- the cog1 gene encoding conserved oligomeric Golgi complex subunit 1 isoform X1 → MAEDHALPLRVSEIKDPAALFERYNTEQIRRIERKVRGEIEQKKEELRQMVGERYRDLIDAADTIGEMRQCSESVVLSIQDMHQYCHRLKQGKTSVGSSRQEGQIQRQWQEKFYTMASQIKLLLEIPERIWSAMEASQYLQATQLYLLCCHLHSLLQLEAATGGHYSPVLARFPILVRQVATTGHFRSTILLDSRSLLRGRAVSDQAIAEALVSTMLLEDSSPRQALADFLLARKASIHQLLNQPQHGAGIKAQVCSLVELLVTTLFQAYAVFYLPPEGGPRPGEGALSCGMLFSILENVTSTTPAAKGRRVLQEETSTGSWFNFLPPSITEFQPALRTLAQPIQREQLRDTLQQWIDTCKEDICRGVGSLLVYVKSLKGLAAIRDAVWDLLSTDSISQHWSTVCQRLLESPLAVWDDFLQQLFLQRLQAITKEETEAISTSSIQLLTSAVRDLEDQTIHTSSGTNQGSGRGAQYEADVASYLWSESPGDLLSDAGWVTVTQRGQQHQRSSLAMKTQALTPCVQNFCSSMDAKLKARLDDLQHYLPSQDTGSESLSGAVTSSGPSESSSASSFNRFTDSPAVEEALREGCLACVRHILSSVRSKLAAASPDPSPARLSSVLFMARLCQSMGELCPNLKHCILGKQSGSEATAKGTPRQGKKLGKARAAAEVSHAQAKWAGLKEELLNCSMEAYRIWSSALSKGLLDKFGTALRAESAGAILTTATNWEDLEIQEEAESGSSVTSKIRLPAQPSWFVQSLLFQLCVEVNRVGGHALPRPTLQELLQACLAQALQHYHSLTQQAPSREGEFPMTQNRALQQLFDLRYLNSTLGSRLEEGKSSRSHQDPRFHEVCDWLESYIDPFDLDVFTPPLNSNLNRLSQRTSVLLGLLTGSEKQFASRSSSVNSQEPYNILPLASSQIRFGLLPLSMSNVRKSKSASRSSDAAQQLQAPPSSTADSADSFRPGSLFRQLADQDEDTAAPSLFKLSWLSGMAK, encoded by the exons ATGGCCGAGGATCATGCGCTCCCTCTCCGGGTCTCGGAGATCAAGGACCCGGCGGCTCTCTTCGAGCGCTACAACACCGAGCAGATCCGCCGGATCGAACGCAAAGTCCGCGGGGAGATCgagcagaagaaggaggagcTGAGGCAGATGGTGGGGGAGCGGTACCGGGACCTGATCGACGCCGCCGACACCATCGGAGAGATGAGGCAGTGCTCGGAGAGCGTCGTCCTGTCCATCCAGGACATGCACCAGTACTGCCATAGGCTGAAACAAGGCAAAACCAGTGtgggcagcagcagacaggag GGCCAGATCCAGAGGCAGTGGCAGGAGAAGTTCTACACCATGGCCTCCCAGATCAAGCTCCTCTTGGAGATCCCAGAGCGCATCTGGAGTGCCATGGAGGCGTCCCAGTACCTCCAGGCCACTCAGCTCTACCTGCTGTGCTGCCACCTGCACAGTTTGCTGCAGCTAGAGGCCGCTACAGGGGGCCACTACAGCCCCGTACTGGCCCGCTTTCCTATCCTGGTTCGGCAGGTAGCCACCACCGGACACTTCAG GTCCACCATTCTCCTGGACAGCAGGTCTCTATTGCGGGGCCGGGCGGTGTCGGACCAGGCCATCGCTGAGGCCCTGGTGTCCACCATGCTGCTGGAGGACAGCTCGCCACGCCAGGCCCTGGCTGACTTCTTGCTGGCCCGGAAGGCCTCTATCCATCAGCTCCTCAACCAACCACAGCATG GTGCGGGGATCAAGGCTCAGGTGTGCAGCCTGGTGGAGCTGTTGGTCACCACTCTGTTCCAGGCCTACGCCGTCTTCTACCTGCCCCCAGAGGGAGGCCCTAGGCCGGGGGAGGGGGCCCTGAGCTGTGGCATGCTCTTCTCTATCCTGGAGAACGTCACGTCCACCACgcctgcag ctAAAGGCAGGAGGGTGTTGCAGGAAGAGACGAGTACAGGCAGCTGGTTCAActtcctgcctccctccatcACCGAGTTCCAGCCTGCCCTTCGCACCCTGGCTCAGCCAATCCAGAGAGAGCAGCTCCGTGACACCCTGCAGCAGTGGATCGATAC CTGTAAGGAGGACATCTGCCGTGGCGTTGGCAGCCTTCTCGTCTATGTGAAGAGCCTGAAGGGGTTGGCCGCCATTAGAGATGCTGTGTGGGACCTCCTGTCCACCGACTCCATCAGTCAGCACTGGAGCACTGTGTGCCAGCGGCTGCTGGAGAGCCCCCTGGCAGTCTGGGATGACTTCCTACAGCAACTGTTCCTACAGCGCCTGCAG GCCATCACCAAAGAAGAAACTGAAGCCATCTCGACAAGCTCCATCCAGCTCCTCACCTCAGCTGTGAGGGATCTGGAGGACCAGACCATCCATACTTCTTCAGGTACCAACCAAGGCTCTGGCCGGGGAGCCCAGTACGAGGCAGACGTGGCCTCCTACCTGTGGTCGGAGTCTCCGGGGGACCTGCTGAGCGATGCAGGGTGGGTCACCGTGACCCAGAGGGGACAGCAGCACCAGAGGAGTAGCCTGGCCATGAAAACCCAGGCCCTGACACCCTGTGTTCAAAACTTCTGCTCTTCAATGGATGCTAAGCTAAAGGCCAGGCTGGATGACCTCCAGCACTACCTTCCCTCCCAGGACACAG GATCTGAGTCCCTCTCAGGAGCAGTCACCTCCTCTGGTCCCTCCGAGAGCTCGTCAGCGTCCTCTTTTAACCGCTTCACGGACTCACCGGCAGTGGAGGAGGCTTTACGTGAAGGCTGCCTGGCCTGCGTCCGCCACATCCTGTCCTCTGTCCGCTCTAAACTGGCCGCAGCCTCACCAGACCCCAGCCCGGCCCGCCTCAGTTCAGTCCTCTTCATGGCCAGGCTGTGTCAGTCCATGGGCGAGCTCTGCCCCAACCTGAAGCACTGCATCCTGGGAAAGCAGAGCGGGTCAGAGGCCACAGCGAAGGGAACCCCCAGACAGGGCAAGAAGCTGGGAAAAGCCAGGGCCGCCGCAGAGGTCAGCCATGCACAGGCCAAGTGGGCAGGTCTGAAGGAGGAGCTTCTCAACTGCAGCATGGAGGCCTACCGCATCTGGAGCTCCGCCCTCTCCAAA GGGCTGCTGGATAAGTTTGGCACAGCGCTGCGTGCTGAGTCTGCCGGTGCCATcctaacaacagcaacaaactgGGAGGATCTGGAGATCCAGGAGGAAGCGGAGTCTGGGAGCAGCGTCACGTCCAAAATCCGTCTTCCAGCCCAG CCGTCTTGGTTCGTGCAGTCGCTGCTGTTCCagctgtgcgtggaggtgaaCAGGGTGGGGGGCCACGCGCTTCCTCGGCCCACCCTGCAGGAGCTTCTGCAGGCCTGTCTGGCTCAGGCCCTGCAGCACTaccacagcctcacacagcagGCCCCCAGcagg GAGGGAGAATTCCCCATGACTCAGAACAGAGCCCTGCAGCAGTTGTTCGACCTCCGTTACCTCAACAGCACACTGGgcagcaggctggaggagggCAAGAGCTCCAGATCCCACCAAGACCCCAG ATTCCACGAGGTCTGTGATTGGTTGGAGAGCTACATCGACCCGTTTGACCTGGACGTGTTCACACCTCCGCTGAACTCCAACCTCAACCGTCTGTCACAGAGGACCTCG GTGCTGCTGGGGCTGCTGACGGGCTCAGAGAAGCAGTTTGCCTCGCGGAGCAGCAGTGTGAACTCCCAGGAGCCTTACAACATCCTGCCACTGGCCAGCAGCCAGATCAG gtTCGGGTTGCTGCCTCTCAGCATGTCCAACGTGCGTAAATCCAAGTCGGCTTCCAGGAGCTCCGATGCTGCTCAGCAGCTG CAGGCGCCTCCATCCTCCACAGCAGACAGTGCGGACAGCTTCCGGCCGGGCAGTCTGTTCAGACAGCTCGCCGATCAGGACGAGGACACAGCCGCTCCGTCATTATTCAAGCTCAGCTGGCTGTCTGGCATGGCCAAATAA
- the cog1 gene encoding conserved oligomeric Golgi complex subunit 1 isoform X2, whose protein sequence is MAEDHALPLRVSEIKDPAALFERYNTEQIRRIERKVRGEIEQKKEELRQMVGERYRDLIDAADTIGEMRQCSESVVLSIQDMHQYCHRLKQGKTSVGSSRQEGQIQRQWQEKFYTMASQIKLLLEIPERIWSAMEASQYLQATQLYLLCCHLHSLLQLEAATGGHYSPVLARFPILVRQVATTGHFRSTILLDSRSLLRGRAVSDQAIAEALVSTMLLEDSSPRQALADFLLARKASIHQLLNQPQHGAGIKAQVCSLVELLVTTLFQAYAVFYLPPEGGPRPGEGALSCGMLFSILENVTSTTPAAKGRRVLQEETSTGSWFNFLPPSITEFQPALRTLAQPIQREQLRDTLQQWIDTCKEDICRGVGSLLVYVKSLKGLAAIRDAVWDLLSTDSISQHWSTVCQRLLESPLAVWDDFLQQLFLQRLQAITKEETEAISTSSIQLLTSAVRDLEDQTIHTSSGTNQGSGRGAQYEADVASYLWSESPGDLLSDAGWVTVTQRGQQHQRSSLAMKTQALTPCVQNFCSSMDAKLKARLDDLQHYLPSQDTGSESLSGAVTSSGPSESSSASSFNRFTDSPAVEEALREGCLACVRHILSSVRSKLAAASPDPSPARLSSVLFMARLCQSMGELCPNLKHCILGKQSGSEATAKGTPRQGKKLGKARAAAEVSHAQAKWAGLKEELLNCSMEAYRIWSSALSKGLLDKFGTALRAESAGAILTTATNWEDLEIQEEAESGSSVTSKIRLPAQPSWFVQSLLFQLCVEVNRVGGHALPRPTLQELLQACLAQALQHYHSLTQQAPSREGEFPMTQNRALQQLFDLRYLNSTLGSRLEEGKSSRSHQDPRFHEVCDWLESYIDPFDLDVFTPPLNSNLNRLSQRTSVLLGLLTGSEKQFASRSSSVNSQEPYNILPLASSQIRFGLLPLSMSNVRKSKSASRSSDAAQQLAPPSSTADSADSFRPGSLFRQLADQDEDTAAPSLFKLSWLSGMAK, encoded by the exons ATGGCCGAGGATCATGCGCTCCCTCTCCGGGTCTCGGAGATCAAGGACCCGGCGGCTCTCTTCGAGCGCTACAACACCGAGCAGATCCGCCGGATCGAACGCAAAGTCCGCGGGGAGATCgagcagaagaaggaggagcTGAGGCAGATGGTGGGGGAGCGGTACCGGGACCTGATCGACGCCGCCGACACCATCGGAGAGATGAGGCAGTGCTCGGAGAGCGTCGTCCTGTCCATCCAGGACATGCACCAGTACTGCCATAGGCTGAAACAAGGCAAAACCAGTGtgggcagcagcagacaggag GGCCAGATCCAGAGGCAGTGGCAGGAGAAGTTCTACACCATGGCCTCCCAGATCAAGCTCCTCTTGGAGATCCCAGAGCGCATCTGGAGTGCCATGGAGGCGTCCCAGTACCTCCAGGCCACTCAGCTCTACCTGCTGTGCTGCCACCTGCACAGTTTGCTGCAGCTAGAGGCCGCTACAGGGGGCCACTACAGCCCCGTACTGGCCCGCTTTCCTATCCTGGTTCGGCAGGTAGCCACCACCGGACACTTCAG GTCCACCATTCTCCTGGACAGCAGGTCTCTATTGCGGGGCCGGGCGGTGTCGGACCAGGCCATCGCTGAGGCCCTGGTGTCCACCATGCTGCTGGAGGACAGCTCGCCACGCCAGGCCCTGGCTGACTTCTTGCTGGCCCGGAAGGCCTCTATCCATCAGCTCCTCAACCAACCACAGCATG GTGCGGGGATCAAGGCTCAGGTGTGCAGCCTGGTGGAGCTGTTGGTCACCACTCTGTTCCAGGCCTACGCCGTCTTCTACCTGCCCCCAGAGGGAGGCCCTAGGCCGGGGGAGGGGGCCCTGAGCTGTGGCATGCTCTTCTCTATCCTGGAGAACGTCACGTCCACCACgcctgcag ctAAAGGCAGGAGGGTGTTGCAGGAAGAGACGAGTACAGGCAGCTGGTTCAActtcctgcctccctccatcACCGAGTTCCAGCCTGCCCTTCGCACCCTGGCTCAGCCAATCCAGAGAGAGCAGCTCCGTGACACCCTGCAGCAGTGGATCGATAC CTGTAAGGAGGACATCTGCCGTGGCGTTGGCAGCCTTCTCGTCTATGTGAAGAGCCTGAAGGGGTTGGCCGCCATTAGAGATGCTGTGTGGGACCTCCTGTCCACCGACTCCATCAGTCAGCACTGGAGCACTGTGTGCCAGCGGCTGCTGGAGAGCCCCCTGGCAGTCTGGGATGACTTCCTACAGCAACTGTTCCTACAGCGCCTGCAG GCCATCACCAAAGAAGAAACTGAAGCCATCTCGACAAGCTCCATCCAGCTCCTCACCTCAGCTGTGAGGGATCTGGAGGACCAGACCATCCATACTTCTTCAGGTACCAACCAAGGCTCTGGCCGGGGAGCCCAGTACGAGGCAGACGTGGCCTCCTACCTGTGGTCGGAGTCTCCGGGGGACCTGCTGAGCGATGCAGGGTGGGTCACCGTGACCCAGAGGGGACAGCAGCACCAGAGGAGTAGCCTGGCCATGAAAACCCAGGCCCTGACACCCTGTGTTCAAAACTTCTGCTCTTCAATGGATGCTAAGCTAAAGGCCAGGCTGGATGACCTCCAGCACTACCTTCCCTCCCAGGACACAG GATCTGAGTCCCTCTCAGGAGCAGTCACCTCCTCTGGTCCCTCCGAGAGCTCGTCAGCGTCCTCTTTTAACCGCTTCACGGACTCACCGGCAGTGGAGGAGGCTTTACGTGAAGGCTGCCTGGCCTGCGTCCGCCACATCCTGTCCTCTGTCCGCTCTAAACTGGCCGCAGCCTCACCAGACCCCAGCCCGGCCCGCCTCAGTTCAGTCCTCTTCATGGCCAGGCTGTGTCAGTCCATGGGCGAGCTCTGCCCCAACCTGAAGCACTGCATCCTGGGAAAGCAGAGCGGGTCAGAGGCCACAGCGAAGGGAACCCCCAGACAGGGCAAGAAGCTGGGAAAAGCCAGGGCCGCCGCAGAGGTCAGCCATGCACAGGCCAAGTGGGCAGGTCTGAAGGAGGAGCTTCTCAACTGCAGCATGGAGGCCTACCGCATCTGGAGCTCCGCCCTCTCCAAA GGGCTGCTGGATAAGTTTGGCACAGCGCTGCGTGCTGAGTCTGCCGGTGCCATcctaacaacagcaacaaactgGGAGGATCTGGAGATCCAGGAGGAAGCGGAGTCTGGGAGCAGCGTCACGTCCAAAATCCGTCTTCCAGCCCAG CCGTCTTGGTTCGTGCAGTCGCTGCTGTTCCagctgtgcgtggaggtgaaCAGGGTGGGGGGCCACGCGCTTCCTCGGCCCACCCTGCAGGAGCTTCTGCAGGCCTGTCTGGCTCAGGCCCTGCAGCACTaccacagcctcacacagcagGCCCCCAGcagg GAGGGAGAATTCCCCATGACTCAGAACAGAGCCCTGCAGCAGTTGTTCGACCTCCGTTACCTCAACAGCACACTGGgcagcaggctggaggagggCAAGAGCTCCAGATCCCACCAAGACCCCAG ATTCCACGAGGTCTGTGATTGGTTGGAGAGCTACATCGACCCGTTTGACCTGGACGTGTTCACACCTCCGCTGAACTCCAACCTCAACCGTCTGTCACAGAGGACCTCG GTGCTGCTGGGGCTGCTGACGGGCTCAGAGAAGCAGTTTGCCTCGCGGAGCAGCAGTGTGAACTCCCAGGAGCCTTACAACATCCTGCCACTGGCCAGCAGCCAGATCAG gtTCGGGTTGCTGCCTCTCAGCATGTCCAACGTGCGTAAATCCAAGTCGGCTTCCAGGAGCTCCGATGCTGCTCAGCAGCTG GCGCCTCCATCCTCCACAGCAGACAGTGCGGACAGCTTCCGGCCGGGCAGTCTGTTCAGACAGCTCGCCGATCAGGACGAGGACACAGCCGCTCCGTCATTATTCAAGCTCAGCTGGCTGTCTGGCATGGCCAAATAA